The Oceanidesulfovibrio indonesiensis genome contains a region encoding:
- the recA gene encoding recombinase RecA, whose protein sequence is MAKKNADPQELRAEALRTALSTIERKYGQGSVMKLSDDAHVAIPVIPTGSIGLDIALGVGGIPRGRVSEIYGPESSGKTTLALHVIAECQKRGGTAAFIDAEHALDVNYARRLGVKTEELLISQPDYGEQALDIADMLVRSAAVDVVVVDSVAALIPQAELEGNMGETQVGGHARLMSHAMRKLTGTIHKSQTSVVFINQTRMKIGTMGYGSPETTTGGNALKFYCSMRLDIRKIQTLKDKDEVYGSRVRVKVVKNKVAPPFREALFDILYGTGISREGELLDLGVDNGVVEKSGAWYAFGSERLGQGKENVRVFLQENPEIRETIERKLLEHLGHELPNPPAEAEELEAEG, encoded by the coding sequence ATGGCGAAGAAAAACGCCGACCCGCAAGAATTGCGCGCCGAAGCCCTGCGCACCGCGCTGTCCACCATCGAACGCAAGTACGGACAAGGTTCGGTGATGAAACTGTCCGACGATGCGCACGTCGCCATCCCTGTCATTCCCACAGGCTCCATCGGGCTGGACATCGCCCTCGGCGTGGGCGGCATCCCCAGAGGCCGCGTCTCGGAGATCTACGGGCCGGAGTCCTCGGGCAAGACCACCCTCGCCCTGCACGTCATCGCCGAGTGCCAGAAGCGCGGGGGCACCGCCGCCTTCATCGACGCCGAGCACGCCCTGGACGTGAACTACGCCCGACGCCTCGGCGTGAAAACCGAAGAGCTGCTGATCTCCCAGCCCGACTACGGCGAGCAGGCCCTGGATATCGCGGACATGCTCGTGCGCTCCGCCGCCGTGGATGTGGTGGTCGTGGACTCAGTGGCTGCGCTCATCCCCCAGGCCGAGCTCGAGGGCAACATGGGCGAAACGCAGGTGGGCGGCCATGCACGGCTCATGTCCCACGCCATGCGCAAGCTCACCGGCACCATCCACAAGTCCCAGACCTCCGTCGTCTTCATCAACCAGACACGCATGAAGATCGGCACCATGGGCTACGGCAGCCCGGAGACCACCACCGGCGGCAACGCGCTCAAGTTCTATTGCTCCATGCGGCTGGACATCCGCAAGATCCAGACACTCAAGGACAAGGACGAGGTCTACGGCTCCCGCGTTCGGGTCAAGGTTGTCAAAAACAAGGTCGCCCCGCCCTTCCGCGAGGCCCTGTTCGACATCCTTTACGGCACCGGCATATCCCGTGAAGGCGAGTTGCTGGACTTGGGCGTGGACAACGGCGTGGTGGAAAAAAGCGGCGCCTGGTACGCCTTCGGTTCCGAACGTCTGGGCCAGGGCAAGGAGAACGTCCGCGTCTTTCTCCAGGAAAACCCGGAGATACGCGAGACCATCGAGCGCAAACTGCTGGAGCATCTGGGGCACGAACTGCCCAATCCGCCGGCCGAAGCCGAGGAGCTTGAAGCCGAAGGATAG
- a CDS encoding SPOR domain-containing protein produces the protein MLVNHTHTRSRRFLPAPGPVLPTTLVAALMLCCIFANTALGRINGDETPAIDWSQDTVALLPDGSPATQAREYAVQVTMMRDIGSAREMAAGLASRGYTPYILTMADESGALWHAVRLDIFENIASALEAARSFQSTEGVTPEIVEPGTMSGLSVEEARFFVQVAAFESEENALRHAAGLSAQGLDAGVVRRMSRDDETVWNVVHIGVFERLEDAAARAKEYAEETNSACYVVVISNHLLKKSTVSAPE, from the coding sequence ATGCTCGTGAACCACACGCATACCCGAAGCCGCAGGTTTCTGCCAGCCCCCGGCCCCGTGCTGCCCACCACGCTCGTGGCGGCGCTGATGCTGTGTTGCATTTTTGCAAACACAGCCCTGGGCAGAATAAACGGCGATGAAACGCCGGCTATCGACTGGTCGCAGGACACGGTCGCTCTCCTGCCGGACGGCTCGCCCGCCACGCAGGCCCGCGAGTATGCAGTACAGGTGACCATGATGCGGGATATCGGCTCTGCCCGCGAGATGGCCGCCGGCCTCGCCAGTCGCGGCTATACCCCCTACATCCTGACCATGGCTGACGAATCCGGAGCACTCTGGCACGCGGTGCGACTGGATATTTTCGAAAACATCGCCAGCGCTCTGGAAGCCGCGAGGAGTTTTCAATCGACCGAGGGCGTAACCCCTGAAATCGTTGAGCCGGGAACCATGTCGGGGTTGTCCGTGGAGGAGGCGCGGTTCTTCGTGCAGGTTGCTGCCTTCGAGTCCGAGGAAAACGCTTTGCGTCATGCAGCAGGCCTTTCCGCCCAAGGCCTGGATGCCGGCGTGGTGCGGCGCATGTCCCGAGACGACGAGACGGTCTGGAACGTGGTCCATATCGGCGTGTTCGAGAGGTTGGAGGACGCGGCCGCACGCGCCAAGGAGTACGCTGAAGAAACGAACAGCGCCTGCTATGTTGTGGTCATCTCAAACCATTTGCTGAAAAAAAGCACGGTGTCCGCGCCTGAATAG
- a CDS encoding bacteriohemerythrin yields the protein MPQIDWTPDMHIGVAEIDAQHEKLTGMINALCYAYMDGKEREVLSPIINELHDYAHYHFTTEEKYMKQLGERYDFIEQHRAKHGEFFSTVIDFLLRYVSGEDTELTPELLDYLTDWWRDHIMGVDQGLGEVIRRVESGE from the coding sequence ATGCCGCAGATCGACTGGACCCCGGACATGCACATCGGCGTTGCCGAGATCGACGCCCAGCACGAGAAGCTCACCGGGATGATCAATGCCCTGTGCTACGCCTACATGGATGGCAAGGAGCGCGAAGTGCTCTCGCCTATCATCAACGAGCTGCACGACTACGCGCACTATCACTTCACCACCGAAGAAAAATACATGAAGCAACTCGGCGAGCGGTATGATTTCATTGAGCAGCACCGCGCCAAACATGGCGAATTTTTCAGCACGGTCATCGATTTTCTCCTGCGGTACGTGAGTGGGGAAGATACTGAACTCACGCCGGAACTTCTGGATTACCTCACGGACTGGTGGCGCGACCACATCATGGGCGTGGACCAGGGCCTCGGGGAGGTCATCCGGCGGGTGGAGTCCGGGGAGTGA
- a CDS encoding aspartate-semialdehyde dehydrogenase, with protein sequence MASREIVVAVAGATGAVGREMLKILEERSFPAKEIRPLASARSAGTAVEYAGGELTVQELTEDSFKGVDIALFSAGGSVSEKFAPIAAQSGCVVVDNSSAWRMDGRAPLVVPEVNPHDLDKHMGIIANPNCSTIQMVVVLKPLHDAATIKRVVVSTYQAVSGTGQKAIDELQGQVRDLFNMQEPKVDVYPHRIAFNCLPHIDVFLDNDYTKEEMKMVNETKKIMGDDTIGVTATTVRVPVFYGHSESLNIETEKKLSAKEARAILFNAPGVEVLDNPRENIYPMAINAAGEDATFVGRIREDDTIANGLNMWVVADNLRKGAALNTIQIAEELINRDLVRVTDTSVFANG encoded by the coding sequence ATGGCCAGCCGAGAGATTGTCGTGGCGGTTGCCGGCGCAACAGGCGCCGTGGGACGTGAAATGCTCAAGATACTGGAGGAACGCTCGTTCCCGGCCAAGGAGATTCGTCCCCTGGCTTCGGCGCGTTCCGCAGGCACCGCGGTGGAATACGCCGGGGGCGAGCTCACCGTGCAGGAGCTCACCGAAGATTCTTTTAAGGGCGTGGATATCGCGCTGTTCTCCGCAGGCGGTTCCGTGTCCGAGAAATTCGCGCCCATCGCCGCACAGTCCGGTTGCGTCGTGGTGGACAATTCGAGCGCCTGGCGCATGGATGGCCGCGCCCCCCTCGTCGTGCCCGAAGTCAACCCGCACGACCTGGACAAGCACATGGGCATCATCGCCAACCCCAACTGCTCCACCATCCAGATGGTCGTGGTGCTCAAGCCCCTGCACGACGCGGCCACCATCAAACGTGTGGTTGTCTCCACGTATCAGGCCGTGTCCGGCACGGGCCAGAAGGCCATAGACGAGTTGCAGGGCCAGGTGCGCGACCTCTTTAACATGCAGGAGCCCAAGGTGGATGTGTATCCACACCGCATCGCCTTCAACTGCCTGCCGCACATCGATGTCTTCCTGGACAATGACTACACCAAGGAAGAGATGAAGATGGTCAATGAGACCAAGAAGATCATGGGCGACGACACCATAGGCGTGACGGCCACCACGGTGCGCGTCCCGGTATTCTACGGCCACTCCGAGTCCCTGAACATAGAGACCGAAAAGAAGCTTTCGGCAAAGGAGGCGCGCGCCATCCTGTTCAACGCGCCCGGCGTGGAGGTCCTGGACAACCCGCGCGAGAACATCTACCCCATGGCGATCAACGCCGCCGGCGAGGACGCGACCTTCGTGGGACGCATCCGCGAAGACGACACCATCGCCAACGGCCTGAACATGTGGGTGGTGGCGGACAACCTGCGCAAGGGCGCGGCGTTGAACACCATCCAGATCGCTGAAGAACTCATAAACCGCGACCTGGTGCGCGTTACCGACACCAGCGTTTTCGCCAACGGATAA
- a CDS encoding aminotransferase class IV: protein MKETLGREAYLERLLAAPHPGTEKVLAFYDHRVGAVCTDASLMLLPLDDHLVHRGDGVFETLKYIDGKLYQLEPHISRMQRSCKAIYLEPPCSWDEVGEIVKDVCRAGEVREGNVRILVGRGPGGFGIAPYECPVPSLYVVAYKISPKPEAIYEKGATAFRASVPAKQSYMARIKSTDYLPNMLIAREAHEKGMDFGFCFDDHGFLAEGSTENVCLVDAKGRLVIPEFTNALAGTTLLRAVELLGDEVTVMRRNVRESELYEAKEVMVVGTTLDVLPIVRYNDKPIHDVRPGPVGRRMRELLKQDLQENGIPLFG, encoded by the coding sequence ATGAAAGAGACACTCGGCCGCGAGGCCTATCTGGAGCGCCTGCTTGCCGCGCCGCACCCCGGCACGGAAAAGGTGCTCGCCTTCTACGATCACCGCGTGGGCGCCGTGTGCACTGACGCCTCGCTCATGCTGCTGCCCCTGGACGATCACCTCGTTCATCGCGGCGACGGTGTTTTCGAAACGCTCAAGTACATCGACGGCAAGCTCTACCAGTTGGAGCCGCACATCAGCCGCATGCAGCGTTCCTGCAAGGCCATCTACCTGGAGCCGCCGTGCTCCTGGGACGAGGTGGGCGAGATCGTTAAAGACGTGTGCCGAGCCGGCGAGGTGCGTGAAGGCAACGTGCGCATCCTCGTTGGTCGCGGCCCGGGCGGTTTCGGCATAGCGCCCTACGAGTGCCCGGTGCCCAGCCTCTACGTGGTTGCCTACAAGATTTCCCCCAAGCCCGAGGCGATCTACGAAAAGGGCGCCACGGCCTTCCGGGCATCCGTACCCGCCAAGCAGAGCTATATGGCCCGGATCAAGTCCACGGACTACCTGCCCAACATGCTCATCGCCCGCGAGGCGCACGAGAAGGGCATGGATTTCGGCTTCTGCTTCGACGACCACGGCTTTCTGGCCGAAGGCTCCACGGAGAACGTCTGCCTGGTTGACGCCAAGGGCCGGCTCGTGATCCCTGAGTTCACCAACGCTCTGGCCGGCACCACACTGCTGCGTGCAGTTGAGCTGCTTGGCGACGAAGTGACTGTGATGCGCCGTAACGTGCGCGAGTCCGAGCTCTATGAAGCCAAAGAGGTCATGGTGGTGGGCACCACGCTGGATGTGCTGCCCATCGTGCGCTACAACGATAAACCCATCCACGACGTGCGGCCTGGACCGGTAGGCAGGCGCATGCGCGAACTGCTCAAACAGGACCTGCAGGAAAACGGCATCCCGCTTTTCGGGTGA
- a CDS encoding Tim44 domain-containing protein, translating into MIALNFIRQRTGYFRLPLRYFFCSCLLLAAPRAAFAQAGSGGASEPFSFIDALAIGVIVFVLFRLVSRGFGRRNPPDDRQPRQPPQRRDNVSRFPRREDTDARSADSDEPAKKELGEVHQRARQTWDYLSSKPRNGQPGPQGPGQRAGSSGQQPIDVDSIPDPGGPPAGVPAGGETVFGGTTSARIDVHGFDEDEFIKGAKAVYARIQESWDARDLEDIRNFVGDQVYENLQLHARKNPTPGKTDILLIEAKVLEVKRDNADLTASVLYDVLLRKKGAKANSKLKEIWHFRKDAKDEKALWKVEGIQQVH; encoded by the coding sequence ATGATTGCACTGAACTTTATTCGTCAACGCACCGGCTACTTTCGATTGCCTCTGCGGTACTTCTTCTGCAGCTGCCTCCTGCTCGCCGCGCCCCGGGCCGCATTCGCCCAGGCGGGCTCCGGCGGCGCATCCGAGCCTTTTTCCTTCATCGACGCCCTCGCCATCGGCGTCATCGTGTTCGTGCTGTTCCGGCTGGTGTCCCGCGGGTTCGGCCGCAGGAACCCTCCGGACGACCGCCAACCCCGGCAACCCCCGCAACGCAGGGACAACGTTTCGCGGTTTCCGCGGCGCGAGGACACCGACGCCAGAAGCGCGGATTCTGACGAACCGGCGAAAAAGGAGCTGGGCGAAGTTCACCAGCGCGCTCGCCAGACCTGGGATTACCTGAGCTCCAAACCGCGTAACGGGCAACCCGGTCCACAGGGGCCGGGGCAACGCGCTGGAAGCTCCGGACAACAACCCATCGACGTGGACTCCATTCCGGATCCCGGCGGTCCGCCAGCCGGCGTGCCCGCTGGCGGCGAAACCGTTTTCGGGGGCACAACCTCGGCGCGCATCGACGTGCATGGCTTTGACGAAGACGAGTTCATCAAGGGCGCCAAGGCCGTTTACGCGCGCATCCAGGAATCATGGGACGCGCGGGACCTGGAGGACATCCGCAACTTCGTGGGCGACCAGGTGTATGAAAACCTCCAGCTGCATGCCCGCAAGAATCCCACGCCGGGCAAGACCGACATTCTGCTCATCGAGGCCAAGGTGCTGGAAGTGAAACGCGACAACGCGGACCTGACGGCCAGCGTGCTCTACGACGTGCTGCTGCGGAAAAAAGGCGCCAAGGCCAACTCAAAGCTCAAGGAAATCTGGCACTTCCGCAAAGACGCCAAGGACGAGAAGGCCCTCTGGAAGGTCGAGGGCATCCAACAGGTGCATTGA
- a CDS encoding response regulator produces MRVLIVEDDFTSRKLMQNILAPYGDCDIAVNGNEAVEAFENALKQKNPYDLVCMDIMMPEMDGQEALKQIRAIEKKHDIRGNKETKVVMTTALDDPKNVVEAYYKGGATSYIPKPIDRQLFVHLLRNLGLIS; encoded by the coding sequence ATGCGCGTACTCATCGTGGAAGACGACTTTACCAGCCGAAAACTCATGCAGAACATCCTCGCGCCCTATGGTGATTGCGACATCGCCGTGAACGGCAACGAGGCCGTTGAGGCCTTCGAAAACGCACTCAAGCAGAAGAATCCTTACGATCTCGTCTGCATGGACATCATGATGCCGGAGATGGACGGGCAGGAAGCGCTCAAGCAGATCCGCGCCATCGAGAAGAAGCACGATATCCGCGGCAACAAGGAGACCAAGGTGGTCATGACCACGGCGCTGGACGACCCGAAAAATGTGGTCGAGGCGTATTACAAGGGCGGGGCCACCTCCTACATCCCCAAGCCCATCGACCGGCAGCTCTTCGTCCACCTGCTGCGCAACCTGGGTCTCATATCGTAG
- a CDS encoding phosphoribosyltransferase: protein MIYKNRVDAGEKLAEALYEKFKDAKPIVLALPRGGVPVAGPVAKRLNAPLDVFQVRKLGVPGHEEYAMGAIATGGVRVLNENVIRQMMVTENDILRVARQEEDEMRRRERAYRGSRPFPDLEGKTVIIVDDGLATGATLRAAVLGVKEYMPARVVAAAPVGSIEACTELRETADEVICLETPARFGGVGAWYDDFSQTTDEEVRSWLGVE from the coding sequence ATGATCTACAAGAACCGGGTGGATGCCGGAGAAAAGCTCGCTGAGGCGCTTTACGAAAAATTCAAGGACGCCAAACCCATCGTTCTGGCCCTGCCGCGCGGCGGCGTGCCCGTGGCCGGCCCGGTGGCCAAACGGTTGAACGCCCCTTTGGATGTGTTCCAGGTCCGTAAACTGGGCGTTCCCGGCCACGAGGAATACGCCATGGGAGCCATAGCCACAGGCGGCGTGCGCGTGCTCAATGAAAACGTGATCCGGCAGATGATGGTCACCGAAAACGACATCCTGCGCGTGGCTCGGCAGGAAGAAGACGAAATGCGCCGGCGGGAGCGAGCCTACCGCGGCAGCCGCCCTTTTCCGGACCTGGAAGGAAAGACCGTGATTATCGTGGACGACGGTCTGGCCACGGGCGCAACGCTTCGGGCCGCAGTGCTCGGCGTGAAGGAGTACATGCCGGCCAGAGTCGTCGCCGCCGCGCCTGTGGGCTCCATCGAGGCATGTACCGAACTCCGGGAAACGGCCGACGAGGTGATCTGCCTGGAAACACCGGCGCGATTCGGCGGCGTGGGCGCATGGTACGACGACTTCAGCCAGACCACGGACGAGGAGGTTCGCTCCTGGCTGGGTGTGGAGTGA
- a CDS encoding MFS transporter, translating to MADHDSRFQSRPAAASAAFHYGIVIVAVGLLVMFACLGLARFSLGMLLPSMAEALDMSYAQRGYLGTGYFIGYLAMVAGAPALAKRLGNRLAIVAGLGLIGATMVSLGIAGAFVPALILYTLTGVGSGAANISMMALVSNWFAASARGTATGAVIAGNGMGIILSGILVPAVVAAFDPGGWRWGWITLGGLVLAVCATACVFLRNGPQEMGLSMIGNHGKRPAATPPQSASLALDREEKRFLVHLGAIYSLFGATYIIYGTFFVTTLVDELGLAGEAAGRFWSWVGFFSLFSGPLFGKISDSLGRRAGLLAAFGVQTCAYLLAGFHAQIHATGLVSAVVPLYCSVVLFGLAAWSIPTIMTATVADRLGPARTALGFSFITFFFAVGQVIGPTAAGALADVTGSFTMAYALSAVLTVIGAGLAALLRIRTP from the coding sequence ATGGCAGATCACGATTCCCGCTTCCAATCCCGCCCCGCCGCAGCGTCTGCCGCGTTCCATTATGGCATTGTGATCGTGGCCGTGGGGCTGCTCGTGATGTTCGCCTGTCTGGGGCTGGCGCGATTCTCCCTGGGTATGCTGCTGCCTTCCATGGCCGAGGCGCTGGACATGAGCTACGCCCAGCGAGGCTACCTGGGTACGGGCTACTTCATAGGCTATCTCGCCATGGTGGCCGGGGCTCCTGCGTTGGCCAAGCGGCTGGGAAACCGTCTGGCCATTGTGGCCGGTCTCGGGCTCATCGGCGCAACCATGGTGTCACTGGGCATTGCCGGCGCGTTCGTGCCGGCGCTTATCCTCTATACGCTGACCGGAGTGGGCTCCGGCGCGGCCAATATATCCATGATGGCCCTGGTCTCCAACTGGTTCGCCGCCTCGGCGCGGGGCACAGCCACGGGGGCGGTCATCGCCGGCAACGGCATGGGCATCATTCTTTCCGGCATCCTGGTGCCGGCCGTTGTCGCGGCGTTCGATCCCGGCGGCTGGCGGTGGGGCTGGATCACTCTCGGCGGACTGGTGCTGGCCGTGTGCGCGACGGCCTGCGTCTTTCTGCGCAACGGGCCGCAGGAAATGGGCCTGTCCATGATAGGCAATCACGGCAAACGGCCTGCGGCAACGCCGCCGCAATCGGCCAGCCTGGCCCTGGATCGTGAGGAGAAGCGATTTCTCGTGCATCTCGGGGCAATCTATTCGCTCTTTGGAGCAACCTACATCATCTACGGCACGTTCTTCGTGACCACACTGGTGGACGAACTGGGCCTGGCCGGAGAAGCGGCCGGGCGGTTCTGGTCCTGGGTCGGCTTCTTCAGCCTCTTCTCCGGTCCGTTGTTCGGCAAGATTTCGGACTCCCTGGGACGCCGCGCCGGGCTTCTGGCGGCGTTCGGCGTGCAGACCTGCGCGTACCTGCTGGCTGGGTTCCATGCGCAGATCCATGCCACGGGATTGGTCTCCGCCGTTGTGCCGCTGTACTGCTCGGTGGTTCTGTTCGGGCTGGCGGCATGGTCCATCCCCACCATCATGACGGCCACAGTGGCGGACAGGTTGGGGCCGGCGCGCACGGCGCTGGGGTTCTCCTTCATCACCTTCTTCTTCGCAGTAGGGCAGGTCATAGGCCCCACCGCGGCCGGAGCTTTGGCAGATGTCACGGGTTCCTTCACCATGGCCTATGCGCTGTCCGCAGTGCTTACGGTCATCGGCGCCGGCCTCGCTGCGCTTCTGCGCATCAGGACCCCCTGA
- a CDS encoding PAS domain S-box protein: protein MHNDVPKQAIEGRKLKQLEGRFVSALPFELGEGVLPKIMTIGYTLSGSLFYVSEKYAAYFGRSPEELFGKNMAWCLSSRDIGTVLRAISTLSVQSPSRMIFHGVVRQDGSEVRQCWLHMAKMGDEGEVVGYQAAGLELDPVQAGAFQAESLLRQHLQRHGPGVVGAGNSSLRCFVS from the coding sequence ATGCACAACGACGTACCCAAGCAGGCCATCGAGGGCAGAAAGCTGAAACAGCTCGAAGGCCGCTTCGTTTCGGCCCTGCCTTTTGAACTTGGCGAGGGTGTTCTTCCGAAGATCATGACCATCGGGTACACGCTGTCCGGTTCATTGTTCTATGTGAGCGAAAAATACGCGGCGTATTTCGGCAGGTCCCCGGAAGAGTTGTTCGGGAAAAATATGGCGTGGTGCCTGAGCAGCCGAGACATCGGCACTGTCTTGCGCGCCATCTCGACGCTCTCGGTCCAATCGCCCTCCAGGATGATTTTCCACGGCGTTGTCAGGCAGGATGGTTCGGAAGTGCGCCAGTGCTGGCTGCATATGGCCAAAATGGGCGATGAAGGCGAGGTGGTGGGCTACCAGGCGGCCGGACTGGAACTCGACCCGGTGCAGGCCGGCGCCTTCCAGGCGGAATCACTGCTGCGCCAGCATCTGCAACGGCACGGGCCAGGCGTCGTCGGAGCCGGAAATTCTTCCTTGCGTTGTTTCGTATCCTGA